A single genomic interval of Gossypium raimondii isolate GPD5lz chromosome 11, ASM2569854v1, whole genome shotgun sequence harbors:
- the LOC105802930 gene encoding WRKY transcription factor 23, whose translation MERKEGVKVEDVLGNSSCSVNDFPLQSIFDLSSNEEEKIRSLGFMDLLGVQDLISSPLLDIMAAQQVPSRMATQPPNPSSSTKIGSPHEVFNQPATPNSSTISSASSEAVHDEPAKLDDQEEDQRKTKKQLKPKKTNQKRQREPRFAFMTKSEVDHLEDGYRWRKYGQKAVKNSPFPRSYYRCTTISCNVKKRVERCFSDPSIVVTTYEGQHTHPSPVMPRPNLVGSHLNSAISAASFGMSMQTTPSHYHQHFQQPFTDNLSPLNFGHNGSLNATFLHQKRFCTPGPGPGPSLLKDHGLLQDILPSHMLKEE comes from the exons ATGGAGAGAAAAGAGGGTGTAAAGGTGGAAGATGTATTGGGAAACTCATCGTGTTCGGTGAATGATTTCCCATTACAAAGTATATTTGATTTGAGCAGCAACGAAGAAGAGAAGATCCGGTCGTTAGGGTTCATGGACTTGCTGGGTGTTCAAGACTTGATCAGTAGTCCTTTATTGGACATCATGGCAGCACAGCAGGTTCCCTCTCGAATGGCAACCCAACCACCCAATCCTTCTTCTTCCACGAAGATCGGATCTCCTCATGAGGTTTTCAATCAGCCTGCCACTCCTAACTCTTCCACGATTTCATCTGCATCAAGTGAGGCTGTTCATGATGAACCTGCTAAACTAGATGACCAAGAAGAGGACCAGCGAAAAACCAAGAAACA GTTGAAACCCAAGAAGACAAATCAGAAGAGACAGAGAGAGCCGAGATTCGCGTTCATGACAAAGAGCGAGGTTGATCATTTGGAAGATGGTTATAGATGGAGAAAGTACGGACAAAAAGCTGTAAAAAACAGCCCCTTCCCTAG GAGTTATTATCGTTGCACCACCATCTCATGTAATGTGAAGAAAAGAGTTGAGAGATGTTTCAGTGATCCAAGCATCGTGGTAACCACTTACGAAGGCCAACATACTCACCCCAGTCCGGTCATGCCTCGTCCCAACCTTGTTGGTTCTCATCTGAATTCAGCCATCTCCGCCGCAAGTTTTGGCATGTCAATGCAAACTACTCCATCTCACTATCACCAGCATTTTCAACAGCCTTTTACCGATAACTTGTCTCCTTTGAACTTTGGCCATAATGGGTCCCTTAACGCCACTTTTCTTCATCAGAAGCGCTTTTGCACCCCAGGGCCAGGACCAGGACCATCTTTGCTTAAAGACCATGGCCTTCTTCAGGACATTCTGCCATCCCATATGCTGAAGGAAGAGTAG
- the LOC105802926 gene encoding pentatricopeptide repeat-containing protein GUN1, chloroplastic, with the protein MASTPPHCSITASTKSYKNRQYPKNHFKNHQNNHRNHPLPRKFSLSNPLPSPCNAAKHTAAAASASTVRAPLSQVSTPFPSLDPDFSGRRSTRFVSKMHLGRPKTSINTRHTSIAEEVLQLALHNALAGLESILVSFESKLSGSDDYTFLLRELGNRSEYEKAIKCFNFAVRRETRRTEQGKLATAMISILGRLGKVELARGVFHTALNEGYGKTVYAFSALISAFGRSGYCDEALKVFDSMKNYGLKPNLVIYNAVIDACGKGGLEFKRVVEIFDEMLRSGVQPDRITFNSLLAVCSRGGLWEAASNLFSEMVDRGIDRDIFTYNTFLDAVCKGGQMDLAFEIMAEMPAKNIFPNVITYSTMVDGYAKAGRFDDALNLFNEMKFLGIGLDRVSYNTLLSIYAKLGRFEEALDICREMEDSGMRRDVVTYNALLGGYGKQGKYDEVRALFDEMKAQKVSPNLLTYSTVIDVYSKGGLYDEAMDVFREFKRAGLKADVVLYSALIDALCKNGLVEYAVSLLDEMTKEGIRPNVVTYNSIIDAFGRSATSEHVFDAGGIRESLADSSSSLVIKQCIHGRAVDREDNRIVKIFGQLAAEKGGQAKKDFGGKREILCILGIFQKMHELEIRPNVVTFSAILNACSRCDSFEDASMLLEELRLFDNQVYGVAYGLLMGYRENVWIQAQSLFDEVKLMDSSTASAFYNALTDMLWHFGQKRGAQLVVLEGKRRQVWDNVWSNSCLDLHLMSSGAARAMVHSWLLNIHSTVFEGHELPKLLSILTGWGKHSKVVGDGALRRAVEALLTGMGAPFQLAKCNLGRFVSTGPVVTAWLRESGTKNLLVLHDNRTQPENTRFEEISNLQTLTL; encoded by the exons ATGGCGTCAACGCCACCGCACTGTTCAATCACAGCTTCAACAAAGTCCTACAAGAACCGTCAATAcccaaaaaatcatttcaaaaaccACCAGAATAACCACCGGAATCATCCTCTTCCCCGAAAGTTTTCCCTTTCCAACCCCCTTCCTTCACCTTGCAATGCAGCGAAACACACCGCCGCCGCAGCATCCGCCTCCACCGTCCGCGCTCCCCTCTCGCAGGTCTCCACCCCTTTCCCTTCCCTCGATCCCGATTTCTCTGGCCGCCGGTCGACTCGGTTTGTCTCAAAAATGCACTTGGGCCGTCCCAAAACCAGTATCAACACCCGCCACACCTCTATAGCTGAAGAAGTCCTTCAACTCGCCTTACATAACGCTCTAGCTGGCCTTGAAAGCATTCTCGTCTCCTTCGAATCTAAGCTTAGCGGCTCCGATGACTACACTTTCTTGCTTCGAGAGCTTGGAAACAGAAGTGAGTATGAAAAAGCCATTAAATGTTTTAACTTCGCGGTTAGAAGGGAGACCAGGAGAACTGAGCAAGGGAAACTAGCTACTGCCATGATTAGTATTCTTGGTAGATTAGGAAAAGTGGAACTTGCCAGGGGCGTCTTCCATACTGCTTTAAATGAGGGTTATGGAAAGACTGTTTATGCTTTCTCTGCTCTAATTAGTGCTTTCGGAAGAAGTGGGTATTGTGATGAGGCCTTAAAGGTTTTCGATTCCATGAAAAACTATGGGTTGAAGCCTAATCTAGTTATTTATAATGCTGTGATTGATGCTTGTGGGAAAGGAGGATTGGAGTTTAAAAGAGTCGTGGAGATTTTTGATGAGATGTTAAGGAGCGGTGTGCAGCCAGATCGAATCACTTTTAATTCCTTGCTTGCGGTTTGTAGTAGAGGGGGTTTATGGGAGGCTGCTAGTAATTTGTTTAGTGAGATGGTTGATAGAGGGATTGATCGAGATATTTTCACTTATAATACATTTTTGGATGCAGTTTGTAAAGGTGGACAAATGGATTTGGCTTTTGAGATTATGGCAGAAATGCCTGCTAAAAACATTTTCCCTAATGTTATTACCTATAGTACCATGGTTGATGGGTATGCAAAGGCTGGTAGATTTGATGATGCACTCAATTTGttcaatgaaatgaaatttttgggtATTGGTTTGGATAGAGTTTCATATAATACTTTACTTTCTATTTATGCAAAGCTTGGTAGGTTTGAGGAGGCTCTAGATATTTGCAGGGAGATGGAGGATTCAGGGATGAGGAGAGATGTTGTTACTTACAATGCACTTTTGGGTGGATACGGAAAACAAGGAAAGTATGATGAAGTTAGAGCActgtttgatgaaatgaaagctCAAAAGGTGTCACCTAATTTATTAACTTACTCCACAGTGATTGATGTGTATTCGAAGGGTGGTTTGTATGACGAGGCTATGGATGTTTTTAGGGAGTTTAAGCGGGCAGGATTGAAGGCTGATGTTGTACTATACAGTGCATTAATCGATGCTTTATGCAAGAATGGGTTGGTGGAATATGCTGTATCCTTGCTTGATGAGATGACAAAGGAAGGGATTAGGCCTAATGTTGTTACATACAATTCTATCATTGATGCTTTTGGTCGGTCTGCAACTTCAGAACATGTGTTTGATGCTGGTGGGATCCGTGAGTCACTAGCTgactcttcttcttcattggTCATCAAGCAATGTATTCATGGCAGGGCAGTAGATAGGGAGGATAACCGGattgtaaaaatttttgggCAGCTGGCCGCTGAAAAAGGAGGCCAAGCAAAGAAGGATTTTGGTGGCAAGCGGGAAATCCTGTGCATCTTGGGAATTTTTCAGAAGATGCATGAGCTAGAAATTAGACCAAATGTTGTCACCTTCTCAGCCATCCTAAACGCATGCAG TCGCTGTGATTCCTTTGAGGATGCTTCAATGTTGTTGGAAGAGCTCCGGTTGTTTGATAATCAGGTCTATGGTGTTGCCTATGGTCTTCTTATGGGCTATAGGGAGAATGTTTGGATCCAAGCTCAATCCCTATTTGATGAAGTGAAGTTGATGGACTCTTCAACTGCTTCTGCCTTTTATAATGCTCTGACTGACATGCTGTGGCACTTTGGTCAG AAACGGGGAGCCCAGCTGGTTGTGCTTGAAGGAAAACGCCGGCAAGTGTGGGACAATGTATGGTCTAATTCTTGCTTAGATTTGCATCTTATGTCCTCTGGTGCGGCTAGAGCAATGGTGCATTCATGGTTGTTAAACATACATTCTACTGTTTTTGAAGGTCATGAATTGCCGAAGCTGTTAAG CATTTTGACAGGTTGGGGCAAACATAGCAAAGTAGTCGGTGATGGTGCACTAAGGCGAGCTGTTGAGGCACTCCTTACTGGCATGGGTGCACCCTTTCAGCTTGCCAAGTGTAACTTAGGTAGATTCGTCTCGACAGGTCCTGTAGTTACAGCCTGGTTAAGAGAATCTGGCACCAAAAACTTGCTTGTTCTTCATGATAATAGAACACAGCCTGAAAACACAAGGTTTGAAGAAATCTCAAATTTACAGACACTTACTTTATAG